Proteins encoded in a region of the Cupriavidus pauculus genome:
- a CDS encoding transglutaminase N-terminal domain-containing protein: MSQSSTPDASTAANAAAGCRRCILSDVPATLTTLAVQHVTTYRYAHPVELAQQRAVASPSSYPWQSVHAHGIVVHPGPAHQHMRTDAFGNGVLHFMLDVLHEEMSVSATSLVTLMPRWEGFDAARSMPWEAAAQCLRFTAGQPFHRETEFVYASPNVALHPDLRAYALQSFGPGVTVAAGAIDLMHRIHADFAYRSETTEVHTPALEAFALRSGVCQDFAQVMIGCLRSLGLAARYVSGYLLTDPPPGEARLLGADASHAWAGVWCPVLGWIDLDPTNDVLADTRHVTLAMARDYSDIPLLHGVIVGGGEHEVAVQVSVVPQT; encoded by the coding sequence ATGAGCCAGTCCAGCACACCGGACGCATCGACCGCGGCGAACGCGGCCGCCGGATGCAGGCGGTGCATCCTCTCGGACGTGCCGGCGACGCTGACGACGCTTGCCGTGCAGCACGTGACGACCTATCGCTACGCGCATCCGGTCGAGCTCGCGCAGCAGCGCGCGGTCGCTTCGCCGTCCTCGTATCCATGGCAGAGCGTGCACGCGCACGGCATCGTCGTCCATCCCGGGCCCGCGCATCAGCATATGCGAACCGATGCATTCGGCAACGGCGTGCTGCATTTCATGCTCGACGTGCTGCACGAAGAGATGAGCGTGAGCGCAACGAGCCTCGTCACGCTGATGCCGCGGTGGGAAGGGTTCGATGCCGCGCGCAGCATGCCGTGGGAAGCGGCCGCGCAATGCCTGCGATTCACGGCGGGGCAGCCGTTCCATCGCGAGACCGAGTTCGTCTATGCATCGCCGAACGTGGCGCTGCATCCGGACCTGCGCGCGTACGCACTGCAAAGCTTCGGGCCGGGCGTGACCGTGGCCGCGGGGGCCATCGACCTGATGCATCGGATCCACGCGGACTTCGCCTATCGCAGCGAGACGACGGAGGTGCATACGCCCGCGCTGGAAGCGTTCGCGCTACGCAGCGGGGTATGCCAGGACTTCGCGCAGGTGATGATCGGCTGCCTGCGCTCGCTCGGACTCGCGGCGCGCTATGTGAGCGGCTATCTGCTGACCGATCCGCCGCCGGGCGAGGCGCGCCTGCTCGGGGCCGACGCGTCGCATGCGTGGGCGGGCGTCTGGTGCCCGGTGCTCGGCTGGATCGACCTCGACCCGACCAACGATGTACTGGCCGACACGCGCCACGTCACGCTGGCGATGGCGCGCGACTACAGCGATATCCCGCTGTTGCACGGCGTCATCGTCGGCGGCGGGGAACACGAGGTGGCGGTGCAGGTCAGCGTGGTGCCGCAGACCTGA